In the genome of Roseovarius sp. Pro17, the window CTGTCCATCCACTGACTAAGGGCGTGGCCCGCGCCGCCCGCCGACTGGATACCGATGGAGTTAAAGCCGCAAGCAACCCACACGTTATCCATCTCGGGGGCAAGTCCAAGGTGATAGGCGTCGTCGGGCGTGAACGATTCCGGCCCGTTAAAGAACGTGTGTATCCCCGCATCGGCCAGCATCGGCAGGCGGTTGCACGCGGCCTCCAGGATTGGCTCGAAATGGTCGAAATCCTCAGGGAGTTGGTCGAATTCAAAGGTCTCGGGGATGCCGTCCATGCCCCAAGGTTTCGAGTTTGGCTCGAACGCGCCGAGCAACATTTTGCCAGCGTCTTCCTTGTAATAGGCGCACTCATCCGGCACGCGCAGCACGGGTAGCTGAGTGAGGCCTTTGATTGCCTCGGTCACGATGTAGAAATGCTCGCACGCGTGCAGCGGCACGTTGATGCCTGCCATGCGGCCAACTTCGTGGCCCCACATACCGGCGCAGTTCACGATCATATCGGCCTTGATATGGCCCTGAGCCGTGCCATCGTCGCTAGCCCAATCAACGCCGGTGACGCGGCGGCCCGTGCGTGCGATGCCGCTGACGCGCACCCGCTCCTGTATGCGTGCGCCATGCTGGCGCGCGCCCTTGGCCAGCGCCAGCGCGATGTTGGCCGGGTCGGCCTGCCCATCCGTGGGCAGCCAGACGCCACCGGTCACGCCATCGATGTTCAGATGCGGGTAGCGGGTCTTGATGTCCTCGGGCGACAACTCATCGACCGGGACGCCAAAGGCGCGGGCCATGGCGGCCTGCCGGTGCAACTCCTCCAGCCGCTCGCCCGTCAGCGCGGCCGAGATCGAGCCGACCTGACGGAACCCAGTGGCGACGCCCGTTTCTGCCTCCAGCCCGGTGTAAAGCTCGGCGGAATAGCGCGCGAGTTTGGTCATGTTGCTTGAGGCCCGCAGCTGTCCGATCAGGCCCGCCGCGTGCCATGTGGTGCCGGAGGTAAGCTGCTTGCGCTCCAGCAACACCACATCGCTCCAGCCGAGTTTCGCGAGGTGGTAAGCGACCGAACAGCCGACGACGCCGCCGCCGATGATGACCACGCGGGCCGATGAAGGCAGATCCATGTTTCCGGTTCCTTGGCGCAAAAATTTCAGACGATAGTATGACCCGCCGCGCGCAGACGCGCGGCCAGTTCGGTGATATGGGCGGGGCCGACCTCGCAGCAGCCCCCGATGATGGTGGCACCCTGCGCGACCCAGCCCATGGCGAAATCGGCATAGAGCGCGGGCGTCAGATCGCGGCGTACCTCCAGCGCGTCGACGGTCGGTGCGTCCTCAAGGAACGCGGCGCTGATATGATCGAACCCGTTGGCATAGGCACCGATGGGCAGGCCGAAACCGCGCAGGATCGCCAGCCCCGCGGCCACGGCCTCGGGGCGGGTGCAGTTGATCAGCAGGGCATCGGGCGCATGGCGCGCTATGATGCCTGCCAGATCGCCCAGAGCCTCGCCAGAGCGCAGGCGTGTGCCGTCGTCGTCCATCGTAGTCACGGCCAGCCAGACAGGGCAGTCTGCGCCCGCGCAGCCCAGCAACGCGCCCTCGGCCTGCTCGACCGATGCCGCGCTTTCGATCAGCAGCAGATCGACGCGGCCCTGCATCATCGCAACAATTTCCGCATAGGCCGGCGCGGCAACCTCTGGCGCGGGGCAGATGTCGGGGCGATAAGACGCGCCCAACGGCCCCAGCGTGCCCGCGATGCGGCCCGCGCCATGGGCAGTGCGCGCTGTCTCAGTCTCGGCCAACGCGCACTCGACCAGCTCGGCAAAGCGATCCTCGATCCCGGCGCGGGCCAGACGGTCGCGGTGCAGCGCGTAGGTGTTGGTGCTGGCGATGGTTGCGCCCGCGTCGAAGTAGTCGCGGTGCACCTCGGCGGTCAGGCCGGGACGGTCCGTCATCACGCTGGTCGACCACAGGTTCGTCGGCGCGCTACCCGCGCGCTTGACGATCTCCTGCCCGATCGAGCCGTCTAGCAGGATGATATCGCTCATGGATAAATCTCGGCGAACTTGACCTTGTAGGCGGCGATCATCTCGGCCTCGGTGGCGCCGTCGTCATAGGGCGGCGTCGTGACCTCGCTGGCGCTGGCCACGTCGATCAACACCAGATCAGTAATGCGATCCGCCAGATCGCCCCATTTCTCCTGCCATTGCCCGATCAGCGAGGTGAACTCGGCGGTGCCGTCGGTGACGATGCGCACAGAGCCGCGCAGCCGCAGGCCCTTGCGCTTCCACTGGTCGATAAAGTTGACCTCGACCTCGGGGTGATGCGCAAGGTTTGCCAGCGTGCCGGGTGATCGGATGTTGCCAAAGGCGACAGTCGTGTGGTCCAGCACCAGAAAGGTGCCCTTGGGGCTGAGGGCGGGACGACCTTCCTTTGTCACCGTGGCGACGAATCCCAGCGGAAAGGTCGCGATCAGATCTGTGGCGGTATCGGTCAGGATCATGCGCGTATCCTTTCGTTTTCAGCGTCCCACAGGGGTGCATCGGGCTGCACCACAGCCTTGTATTTCTCGCCATAGATTTCCACCTCCAGCTCGGTTCCCGGTTGTGCCAGATCGGCGCGGATCATGGCGAGCGCGATAGAGGCATCCACGCGGTAGCCCCATGCGCCCGACGTGGTTTCGCCCACCACCTCGCCGCTATGCCAGATCGTCGACATGAACGGCGCGTCGGCCTCGCCCGCGTCCACGATCAGCGTGACAAAGCGTTTCTTGCTGCCCTGCTGTTTTTCCGAAAGCAGCGCCGCCTTGCCAGGGAATTCCTGCGGCTTGTCAAGTTTGACGAAACGATCAAGCCCGCCCTCCAGCATTGAATAATCTGTACTCAGATCGCCCTTCCACGCGCGATACCCTTTTTCGATACGAAGTGAGTTCAGCGCATACATGCCAAACGGTTTCGCGCCCGCGTCGAGGATCGCGCGGTAGATATCGGGCATATCTTCGTTCGCTGCGTGAACCTCCCAGCCCAACTCTCCAGCAAAGCTGACGCGGATCAGGAACGCCTTTTGCCCGGCCACGATGCCATGCTGGTGGCTGAGCCATGGCAGGGTCAGATCGGCGTCGGTGAGGGGGCCAAGGATCGCGCGGCTCTCGGGTCCGGTAACGATCAGGGCGGAACGCTCGGTCGTGGTTTCCGCGACGCTGACACCTTCTGGCACATTGCGGCGGATCAGATCGCCATCATGCCATTGCGCCGTTGCAGCGGTAATCAAAACGAAACTATCCTCGGCCAGCCGGATGCACGAGAGTTCGGTCAGGATGCGGCCACGGCTATCGGCGACATAGACGAGGTTCATGCGCCCCACCTTGGGCAGCCCGCCGGTGACAAAGCCGCGCAGCCACTCATCCGCGCCCTCGCCGCGCACCCAGAACCGGGAAAATCCGGGCAGATCCAGCACGCCGCAATGATCGCGCACCGCCTCGCATTCCTCGCGGATACGTCGCGCCCACGGCCCTGCGCGGTTCCAAGTCTGGGTCGATTCCTCGCTTACGTCGTCGCCGGGATGGGCAAACCAGTTCGCCCGCTCCCACCCGTTATAGGCGCCCATGACGCCGCCCAGTTCGCGCACGATATCGTCGTTCGGGCCAAGTTTTTTATCGCGGCCAGCGGGCCATTCATGCCATGGGAAATGCATCGCATATTCATAGCCATAAACTTCCTGCCCCTTGGCGATACAGTAGTCATTATCAGTGTAGTCGGTATACCGACGCGGATCGACGGACCACATATCCCACTCGGTTTGACCTTCGGTGATCCATTCGGCCAGCACCTTGCCCGCACCGCCCGCCTGCGCGATGCCAAACGTAAAGACACACGCCTCAAACGCATTCGGCACGCCCGGCATCGGGCCAAGCAGCGGCAGACCGTCGGGCGCATAGGGGATCGGGCCATTGATGACCTTGTTGATGCCCACCTGCCCCAGCAAAGGCACGCGTGCCATCGCATCCTCAATATACCATTCCAGCCGCTCCAGATCGTCGGGATATAGCTGGAAGCTGAAATCCTCGGGGAACGGATCGTCGGGCGTGATCCAATGCGCCTTGCAGTTCCGTTCGTAGGGGCCAAGGTTGAGGCCGGTTTTCTCCTGCCGCAGATAGTAGGAGCTGTCGACATCGCGCATCAGCGGCAGCTTGCCATGGGCCTTGGTATATTCCTCAATCTCGGGGATTTCGTCGGTCAGCAGGTATTGGTGACTCATCACCATCATCGGCACGGTGCGCCCGCCGTAGGGCTTGAACCACTCGCCGACCTTTTGCGCGTAATACCCTGCGGCATTGACCACATATTCACAGCGAATATCGCCTTTGTCGGTGTGAACAATCCACTCATCGCCATCGCGCGTCACGCCGGTGGCAGGGCAAAACCGCTCAATCCGCGCGCCCAGATCGCGCGCGCCTTTGGCCAGCGCCTGCGTCAGCTGGCTGGGGTCGATATCGCCATCGCTGGGATCAAAGAGCACACCCTTCAGATCATGCGTCTCCATGAAAGGATAGCGTTCCTTCGCCTCTTCGGGCGAAAGCATCTGCATATCCATGCCCTGATAGCGCCCCATCCCGCAGGCGCGCTGGAATTCCTGCACACGTTCGGCGGAATGGCCCAGCCGGACCGACCCGGTGACGTGGTAGTTCATCGGATAATCCACCGCCTCCGACAGCCCACGATAGAGCTCGGTTGAATAGCGCTGCATATTCATGATCGCCCAGCTAGTCGAGAATGTCGGCACGTTACCCGCCGCGTGCCATGTGCTGCCCGCCGTCAGTTCGTTCTTTTCCAGAAGGACACAATCGGTCCAGCCCGCGCGTGCCAGATGATAGAGGCCGGACGCGCCGACCGCGCCGCCGCCGATGATGACCACGCGGGCCGTGCCGGGGAATGTGCTCATGGTTTCGTCTCCCGTGGATGTGTCAGGATCAGGCCCGCTGGGGCAGATCGCCTTCGATGTCGTAGTAGTCGCCCTTGTCGGCGACAAAGATATGCTTCTCCAGCCGCAGGCCTGTTGGGCTGTCCAGCGCGCCGAGGGCAAAGCTGATGGTGTCCTCGTCATGCGCCTTCCAGAACAGAAAGCTGCCGCAGCGGCCGCAGAATCCGCGCTTGGCTGTCGCGCTCGCCTCGAACCAATTGGGTGTGCCAGTGATGGTCAGATCGGCCTCGGGGATCACTGCGGACGCCCAGACGTGGCCCGACTGCCTGCGACACTGCCCGCAATGGCAGGCCGAGATATCTCTTGGCATTCCCTTGACTTGAAAACTCACATCTCCGCACAAACATTGACCGTTTAGCATGATCATCCCTCCCGAAATTGCGGCAGCGCACTAGCGCCGAGCAGCGCGCCGTAGGCCATGAAACACAAGCCCAGCGCGCGACGCAGCGGCCTGGACATGACAGCCCCCAGCGCCGAGCGGCCAAGGCCCGCGCCCAGCGCAGTATAGCCCGAATAACTCAGCGCGGTCAGCGTCAGCGCAGTGGGAAAGATCACCCACATCTGCGCCGCGATGGCGATGTTCGGCTGCACGAACTGGCTGAACGCGGCGAGATAGCCCGCGACGCTTTTCGGATTGATTGTAGCGATCAGGAACGCGCGGCCATAAACCGACCCGCCGGATTGTTCCGCCGCCCGGACAGGCTTGCCCGCCTGTCGCCATGTGCGGATGCCCAGCCAGATCAGCACACCCGCGCCGATCAGCTTTGCCGTCTCGAACGCCGCCGGGGATGCGGCGATCAGTGCCGTGATACCCAGCGCCGATAGCGTCAGAAACAGCGCCGCCTGTGTCAGGATGGCAGCCACCCCCGGCAGGGCGCGGCGAAATCCCAGATTCATGCCATTGGCGATGCAATTAACCGCGTTCGGCCCCGGTGTGGTGACGAACACCACCCAGAAGATCGCGAAAATGGTCCAGCCCTCCCAGCTCATCGCGCGCCCCTCAATAGACCGGCGGCGCGATAACCCAGATCGCGACGGCGGGTTGATCATAAGGGTTGCGCCACTCGAACGGCTCGCCCCGGATGCGAAAACTGTCACCCGGCCCAACGGTGAAATCGCGCCCCGCGATGGTCAGGTCCAGCCGTCCTGTGGCGATATATCCCACCTCCTGCGTGGCCCGCGTGACCGGGCCGGGGGCGCGGGTGCCGGGGGCGAACGTGGAATGTACCATCTCGAAATCGTCGGTGAGGTCGGGCGACAGAAGCTCTTCTGTCAGGCCCGGCTTGCCCGCGCCGATAGGGCGTCGCGCACCTTGGCGCACGATATATCCGGCCTCATTTTCAGGCGCGCCCGAATGGGCGAAGAGCAGCGACAGAGGCACGTCCAGTACAGCCGCCACAGCGCGCAGATCGGCAACGGAGGGCTGCGACAGATCCCGCTCGACCTGACTAAGCCAGCCGACCGACCGTCCCAACCGCTGCGCCAGATCGGCCAGCGTGACACCCCGCGCCTTGCGCAGGGCGCGCAGATCGACACCCAAAGATAGTGGCGTGGAAATATCGGAATGAAGCACGACAGGATCGCCCATGAAATTACTCGCAGTAATTTCATCGTGGAGGCGGCCTATGAAATTTGCAAGGAAAATTTCATAGCGCGACTGAATCAGCCTCCGAACGTCTGCCGCAAGAGGCGCGTCAGCCCATTGGCATCACGGGCATCGAAGGCCGCGATCTGGTCACTATCAATATCCAGCACGCCGATCAGGACGCCGGCAGCGTCGCGCACAGGCAGCACGATCTCGGAACGCGTGCTGCTGGCGCAGGCGATATGGCCCTCGAATGCTTCGACATCGTCGACCAACTGCACCTCGCCAGTGCGCGCCGCCGCGCCGCAGACACCGCGCGAAAACGGGATCACAAGGCAACCATGCCCGCCCTGATAGGGGCCGATCCGCAACGTTTCGGGCTGAGTGACCCGGTAGAATCCGGTCCAGTCGAATCGCGAATCCGCGTGGTGCAATTCGCAGACCATCGTAGCCATCAGGGCGACAGTATCGCCCTCGCCCTCGGTTAGCGCGGCCAACACTTTGGCCACCTCATCATAGTCGATCCGCATGCCCATATGGCCCTTCTTTGGCTTCAACACCGGAAATTACGCATTTTTCGGCACGCCCTTCACTCACAAAACGGATGCGCCGTCAAATTCATTGCTTAGGCACAGCGCTGCATTTCTCTGCTTTTGAAAACGAGATGGTAAGGATTTAGCCCTAACGTGGGGCCAAGCGAGTTTATTTCAGCGAGGCGAACATGGATCTGTCCAACACCCACGACGGTGCCTATCACATCATTACAGTCAACGCCCCCCGCATCGACGCGGCAGCGGCCATCGCGTTCAAGGAGGCGCTCAGATCGGCGACCGCCGACGGCAGCGAGGACGTGCTGTTGGATCTGGGGCAGGTACAATTCATCGATTCCAGCGGCCTCGGCGCCATTGTCGCCGGGCTCAAGCTGGTCGGCCCTGCGCGCCGACTCGACTTGGCGTGCCTGACGCCGGACGTCAAAAAAGTGTTTCGTCTGACGCGGATGAATACGATCTTTGCGATCCATGACGATATCGCATCTGCGTCGCCCCGTCGCGCCGGATGAAAGGTCGGCCACATGGCGCGGCCCGGCAACGGTGAAAGGACCTCTTTTGACGGCAGCGGACAGCCCTTTGGCCAAGGACTTTGCCTTGATCGCATCGCCCGAGGGCGTGCAGGCCACGCTGGCCGATATCCGCACGTTCCTGTGCGCTTCCGACCTTTGTGAGGGCGCGTGCGGAAGCGTTGAAATTGTCTTGGCTGAGGCGCTGAACAACGTGGCCGAACATGCCTACGGCCTGACCGGCGCTGGTGACGTACTGGTAAAGATTGCGCTGCTCGATCGCACGATTCGAATCCACATCGTCGACAAGGGCGCCCCAATGCCCGGCCTGCGGCCTCCGGCAGGACGACCTCCGGCACTGGACGGGCCTTGTGACACGCTGCCCGAAGGCGGCTTTGGCTGGTTCCTGATCCGCAGCCTCACGGAGGGCTTTTCCTACACGCGGGCGGGTGGGCGCAACCATTTGCGGCTATGCCTTGATCACGCAACCTCAGCCAAAAACATGACATCATAACCGATCCCGCCGCAGCATTGAGCAGAGTCAGTTCGTCCGTACTCGCGTGGACAATGGCCATGTCCACTGATCCCAACCAAGCAACTTCAGGCGCGTCGCAGACAAGCAGAGCCCACAGCACAAGAATCGGCCGCGCCGCAAACTTGCCCATATCTGATCTCATTGATGCCAGAGTGGAGGTTCATTCATTGAGGTGTAGCTGAAATAGCTTCTCTCGGCACCGCGCTTAATAGCCCCCACCCAGTGTGCGGTGCCGAGATTTCCCCTCCCCTTGAGCCTTGGTGCGTTGCGGAGTCCCCTCCCCGACATCTCCGAAAACTTGGCAAATCGCGCGGTGCGATCTACCGTGCAGGCACCCCAAATCAGGAGCCTCGCAATGCGCGATTTTCATCTGCCCGGTCGTTCGCCCGTTCTGGCGTCTAGCGGCATGTGCGCCACGTCACACCCCATTGCGGCCAAGACGGCGATCGACATTCTCGAACGCGGCGGTAACGCTATGGACGCTGCTATCGCTGGCTCGGTTCTTCTGGGCATTTGCGAGCCACAGATGACCGGAATCGGCGGGGATTGCTTTGTGCTGTTCAGCGGGCCGGGCGACACCGGAGTGCAGGCCTTCAACGGTTCGGGGCGCGCTCCTAGTGCTGCCAGCGCAGACGCGCTGCGCGATCGTGGTCTGGACGCCGTGCCGCTCTACACCGCCGACGCCGTCACGATTCCCGGAGCAGTCGATGCGTTCTGTCAGCTTAGCGAGAGGCATGGCAAACTGGGACTGGATGCAATTTTGGCCCCCGCTATTCGCTATGCAGATGAGGGCATACCGGTCGCGCCGCGCGTCGCGCGTGACTGGATCGAATCCGCGCATGTCCTGAAGGATCATGCGCGCACGCACTACCTGCACGACGGCGCGGTGCCCAACATGGGCGCGCTGTTTCGCGCGCCTGGACAGGCCGAGGTGCTGCGCCGCGTGGCCGCCCATGGTGCCAGCGCCTTCTACGAGGGCGAGGTCGCAAACGATATGCTGGCTGCGCTTAGCGCTGCGGGCGGCACACACGCCGCCGCCGATTTCGCCGCGCATCGCGGCGATCCCGCCACGCCGATTAGCGGCACCTACAAGGGCCGCGAACTGGTCGAACATCCGCCCAATGGCCAAGGCGCAACCGCAATTCTGATCCTCAACATTCTGGCGCAGTTCGACGTAGCCGCCATCGACCAGATCAGTGCCGAGCGCGTACATCTCGAGGCCGAGGCGACCAAGCTGGCCTACGACACGCGCAGCCGCATCATCGCCGATCCAGATCATACGGCCCGCACCGATTTCATGCTGAGCCATGAGACCGCGCGCGCACTGGCCTCTATGATCGACCCCAAACGCGCGCTCGGCCCCGCTGCCCCGCTGACCGAGGCGATGCACCGCGATACCGTCTACATCACCGTCGTCGATCGGGACCGCATGGCCGTGTCGTTGATCTATTCGATCTTTCACGGCTTCGGCTCCGGCATCGCATCCGAGAAGTTCGGCATCCTGATGCAAAATCGCGGTTCGGGCTTCTCCCTCGCGCCCGGTCATCCGAACGAACTGGCGAGCGGCAAGCGACCGTTTCACACGATTATCCCCGGAATGTTGCGGGAAAATAGCCAAACAGTCATGCCCTTCGGCGTGATGGGCGGGGCGTATCAGCCCTG includes:
- a CDS encoding FAD-dependent oxidoreductase yields the protein MSTFPGTARVVIIGGGAVGASGLYHLARAGWTDCVLLEKNELTAGSTWHAAGNVPTFSTSWAIMNMQRYSTELYRGLSEAVDYPMNYHVTGSVRLGHSAERVQEFQRACGMGRYQGMDMQMLSPEEAKERYPFMETHDLKGVLFDPSDGDIDPSQLTQALAKGARDLGARIERFCPATGVTRDGDEWIVHTDKGDIRCEYVVNAAGYYAQKVGEWFKPYGGRTVPMMVMSHQYLLTDEIPEIEEYTKAHGKLPLMRDVDSSYYLRQEKTGLNLGPYERNCKAHWITPDDPFPEDFSFQLYPDDLERLEWYIEDAMARVPLLGQVGINKVINGPIPYAPDGLPLLGPMPGVPNAFEACVFTFGIAQAGGAGKVLAEWITEGQTEWDMWSVDPRRYTDYTDNDYCIAKGQEVYGYEYAMHFPWHEWPAGRDKKLGPNDDIVRELGGVMGAYNGWERANWFAHPGDDVSEESTQTWNRAGPWARRIREECEAVRDHCGVLDLPGFSRFWVRGEGADEWLRGFVTGGLPKVGRMNLVYVADSRGRILTELSCIRLAEDSFVLITAATAQWHDGDLIRRNVPEGVSVAETTTERSALIVTGPESRAILGPLTDADLTLPWLSHQHGIVAGQKAFLIRVSFAGELGWEVHAANEDMPDIYRAILDAGAKPFGMYALNSLRIEKGYRAWKGDLSTDYSMLEGGLDRFVKLDKPQEFPGKAALLSEKQQGSKKRFVTLIVDAGEADAPFMSTIWHSGEVVGETTSGAWGYRVDASIALAMIRADLAQPGTELEVEIYGEKYKAVVQPDAPLWDAENERIRA
- a CDS encoding homocysteine S-methyltransferase family protein, which translates into the protein MSDIILLDGSIGQEIVKRAGSAPTNLWSTSVMTDRPGLTAEVHRDYFDAGATIASTNTYALHRDRLARAGIEDRFAELVECALAETETARTAHGAGRIAGTLGPLGASYRPDICPAPEVAAPAYAEIVAMMQGRVDLLLIESAASVEQAEGALLGCAGADCPVWLAVTTMDDDGTRLRSGEALGDLAGIIARHAPDALLINCTRPEAVAAGLAILRGFGLPIGAYANGFDHISAAFLEDAPTVDALEVRRDLTPALYADFAMGWVAQGATIIGGCCEVGPAHITELAARLRAAGHTIV
- a CDS encoding ATP-binding protein, coding for MTAADSPLAKDFALIASPEGVQATLADIRTFLCASDLCEGACGSVEIVLAEALNNVAEHAYGLTGAGDVLVKIALLDRTIRIHIVDKGAPMPGLRPPAGRPPALDGPCDTLPEGGFGWFLIRSLTEGFSYTRAGGRNHLRLCLDHATSAKNMTS
- a CDS encoding pyridoxamine 5'-phosphate oxidase family protein, whose translation is MILTDTATDLIATFPLGFVATVTKEGRPALSPKGTFLVLDHTTVAFGNIRSPGTLANLAHHPEVEVNFIDQWKRKGLRLRGSVRIVTDGTAEFTSLIGQWQEKWGDLADRITDLVLIDVASASEVTTPPYDDGATEAEMIAAYKVKFAEIYP
- a CDS encoding gamma-glutamyltransferase family protein: MRDFHLPGRSPVLASSGMCATSHPIAAKTAIDILERGGNAMDAAIAGSVLLGICEPQMTGIGGDCFVLFSGPGDTGVQAFNGSGRAPSAASADALRDRGLDAVPLYTADAVTIPGAVDAFCQLSERHGKLGLDAILAPAIRYADEGIPVAPRVARDWIESAHVLKDHARTHYLHDGAVPNMGALFRAPGQAEVLRRVAAHGASAFYEGEVANDMLAALSAAGGTHAAADFAAHRGDPATPISGTYKGRELVEHPPNGQGATAILILNILAQFDVAAIDQISAERVHLEAEATKLAYDTRSRIIADPDHTARTDFMLSHETARALASMIDPKRALGPAAPLTEAMHRDTVYITVVDRDRMAVSLIYSIFHGFGSGIASEKFGILMQNRGSGFSLAPGHPNELASGKRPFHTIIPGMLRENSQTVMPFGVMGGAYQPCGHARFVSNLADFGMDPQTAIDAPRAFAGGGVLEVERGYPDEVRAQLSDLGHKVVIPDEAIGGAQAIQIRPDGVLEGASDPRKDGCALGY
- a CDS encoding helix-turn-helix domain-containing protein, with translation MGDPVVLHSDISTPLSLGVDLRALRKARGVTLADLAQRLGRSVGWLSQVERDLSQPSVADLRAVAAVLDVPLSLLFAHSGAPENEAGYIVRQGARRPIGAGKPGLTEELLSPDLTDDFEMVHSTFAPGTRAPGPVTRATQEVGYIATGRLDLTIAGRDFTVGPGDSFRIRGEPFEWRNPYDQPAVAIWVIAPPVY
- a CDS encoding STAS domain-containing protein — its product is MDLSNTHDGAYHIITVNAPRIDAAAAIAFKEALRSATADGSEDVLLDLGQVQFIDSSGLGAIVAGLKLVGPARRLDLACLTPDVKKVFRLTRMNTIFAIHDDIASASPRRAG
- a CDS encoding GFA family protein; translated protein: MLNGQCLCGDVSFQVKGMPRDISACHCGQCRRQSGHVWASAVIPEADLTITGTPNWFEASATAKRGFCGRCGSFLFWKAHDEDTISFALGALDSPTGLRLEKHIFVADKGDYYDIEGDLPQRA
- a CDS encoding LysE family translocator → MSWEGWTIFAIFWVVFVTTPGPNAVNCIANGMNLGFRRALPGVAAILTQAALFLTLSALGITALIAASPAAFETAKLIGAGVLIWLGIRTWRQAGKPVRAAEQSGGSVYGRAFLIATINPKSVAGYLAAFSQFVQPNIAIAAQMWVIFPTALTLTALSYSGYTALGAGLGRSALGAVMSRPLRRALGLCFMAYGALLGASALPQFREG
- a CDS encoding GAF domain-containing protein, with the translated sequence MRIDYDEVAKVLAALTEGEGDTVALMATMVCELHHADSRFDWTGFYRVTQPETLRIGPYQGGHGCLVIPFSRGVCGAAARTGEVQLVDDVEAFEGHIACASSTRSEIVLPVRDAAGVLIGVLDIDSDQIAAFDARDANGLTRLLRQTFGG